In Spea bombifrons isolate aSpeBom1 chromosome 9, aSpeBom1.2.pri, whole genome shotgun sequence, the genomic stretch GCGTCCGGTTCATTAACTGTAAGCGAGCCTCGTCGGTCATTTAGCTTATTTGTTGTAGGAGAGGTTCGGTAATCTACGGCTTGGCCTATGATTGTTCTTTCCTCTTTGTTTCTAGATGGACCAGTCCTCTCAGTCGTACACACTTGCCAACTTGACTCATCTGCACTCGGAACAGCTTCTACAGGGCTTGAACCTCCTCCGTCAGCACCAGGAACTCTGCGATATCGTCCTGCAAGTCGGCGATGTCAAGATCCATGCCCACAAAGTGGTGCTGGCGAGCGTCAGCCCTTACTTCAAAGCCATGTTTACCGGAAACCTTTCCGAGAAAGAGAACTCGCAAGTGGAGTTTCAGTGCGTCGACGAGGCTGCCCTGCAGGCCATCATCGAGTATGCCTACACGGGGACGGTCTTCATATCCCAAGAGACGGTGGAGTCTCTCCTTCCAGCGGCGAACCTCTTCCAGATCAAACTAGTGCTGAAGGAATGCTGCGCGTTCCTGGAGAACCAACTGGACGTGGGCAACTGTATTGGCATATCGCGCTTCGCGGAGACGTACGGCTGTCACGAACTCTACCTAGCTGCCAACAAGTTCATTTGTCAAAACTTTGAGGACGTTTGCCAGACGGAGGAATTTTTCGAGCTCTCGAACAGCGAGCTGCATGAGATCGTCTCGAACGACTGTTTGAATGTTGTGAACGAGGAGTCTGTCTTTTATGCACTAGAGTCTTGGATCAAGTACGACGTGCAGGAGAGGCAGAAGTACCTGTCTCAGCTGCTGCACTGCGTCCGGCTGCCTCTGCTGAGCGTCAAGTTTCTTACTAGGTTGTATGAAGCAAATCACCTTATACGCGAtgaccacacatgtaaacatttGCTGAACGAAGCTCTGAAATACCATTTTATGCCTGAACACAGACTCTCCCATCAGACGGTGCTAAAGACTCAGGCTCGCTGTGCCCCCAAGGTGCTTTGTGCCGTCGGAGGAAAAGCCGGACTGTTTGCTTGTCTTGACACGTGAGTTTgtgatggggtttattcactaaatgctgCGTCTGAAACCTTTCAAGTCCCtgactttaaaatgcattgtgaagCTCAGCCACGGCGAGTTGAGTATTCTTTGCTTTAAGCAACCAATCTGTGGCAAGAAAGTGATCCCTTTTCAAATCATTGGAagcactttccacacatgcCCAGGGATTCAAGCAGATTCCTGCCCAGGGATTCAAGCAGATTCCTGCCCAGGGATTCAAGCAGATTCCTGCCCAGGGATTCAAGCAGATTCCTGCCCAGGGATCCAAGCAGATCCCTGCCCAGGGATCCAAGCAGATCCCTGCCCAGGGATCCAAGCAGATCCCTGCCCAGGGATCCAAGCAGATCCCTGCCCAGGGATCCAAGCAGATCCCTGCCCAGGGATCCAAGCAGATCCCTGCCCAGGGATCCAAGCAGATCCCTGCCCAGGGATCCAAGCAGACATCTCCTGCAAGGCATTTATCTTGAGGGGTGGGGGAAGGGGCAAAGGTATATTgatggattctgcagaatctcctaTGCATGTATTATAATGAAGGGATCACGCAGCTATCATTTGGGTCAcggtacataccgtatttgctcgattataagacgaggttttttccagagcaaatgctctgaaaaatacccctcgtcttataatcggggtcgtcttctaatcagaccccaaaaaaatgctggcgccatgctgcttaccggtcgcgagcagcgtctcttctgttagaagcagggcaggaagcttgcagcgtcctcacagaactctatctcccccctccctcctctgaggacggggccagagaagttgctacagccggtcccctgcagaagtctgcgagtgggagatctgcagttcaggtgagggggtgggggagggtttttgagtatgtgtgaagtgtgtgtgattaagggaatgaatgagtatttaaatgtttgtgaatgagtgtgagtgtgtgtgtgatagcatggatgtgtaaggggggtgggggttgtagcatggcatatggaggctgtaatcccactgctatcatccccaggttccagcatgtactggctgccttggcttgataggagtgtgattgctgttagcagtttgatatatatatatatatcaaactgctaacagcaatcacactcctatcaagccaaggcagccagtacatgctgggttaaaaggcatatcatggggctgagtggcatatagggggttaaaatgcatttctggacctccagaaatgcattttaaccccctatatgcctatatacctccagaaatgctttatacccccctatatgccactcagccccatgatatgccttttaaccccctatatgccagagtggcatacaggggtataaggcatatcatggggcagagtggcaaataggggggtataaagcatttctgggggcagagtggcataactggggggggcaggttggcaaataaaaggaaatttaaaaaatatatttttctcaatcatagcttttattaaacatgaaaataatttacattaattaatatttactggtaaaactttttccctatagggtagtcttatattcaggctttttgtttttttcctaaattaatattttgattttggggggtcgtcttataatcggggtcgtcttataatcgagcaaatacggtataatggctggagtgtccctttaaggatgAAGCCATGAAGGAATAAGTCCCGTATGACTTAAATGATACAGGTTTGTCCAAATGTCCGGCAGATAAAGtacaaatacattaattaaaaagaaatcccTTAAAAATTGTGGTATAGTTGAATGCTGGGTTCTGTGATATCACCGGGGCTAGAAGGTGACCAAAAAACCATCGATTGAACATATGTCAGTCCTCAAGTGAACAGCAAGTACAGTCCTTGTGTCTTTAGAGCAATACTAACTTCATTATTCATTTTGGATGTTCTATTCAGCTCGTATTAAATAAGTGTGATGAGCGCCAGAATGATTCCACTGTAATGAAATGCAAGGCACTTTGTGACACGGTCTTGTTTTGCTTTCAGAATGGAGATGTATTTTCCTCAGGATGATTCATGGATCGGGCTGGCCCCACTCGGCTCCCCTCGTTACGAGTTTGGATTATGCACCCTGGACCAGAAGCTTTACGTAGTCGGGGGGATCGCAACTCACATGCGCCAGGGCATCAATTACAGGAAGCATGAGAGCTCTGTGGAGTGCTGGGACCCTGTCACAAACAAGTGGACGTCTGTGGAGCGAATGAATGAGTCTCGGAGCACTCTGGGGGCGGTAGTCTTAGCGGGGGAAATGTATGCCTTAGGTGGGTACGACGGGCA encodes the following:
- the KLHL28 gene encoding kelch-like protein 28, translating into MDQSSQSYTLANLTHLHSEQLLQGLNLLRQHQELCDIVLQVGDVKIHAHKVVLASVSPYFKAMFTGNLSEKENSQVEFQCVDEAALQAIIEYAYTGTVFISQETVESLLPAANLFQIKLVLKECCAFLENQLDVGNCIGISRFAETYGCHELYLAANKFICQNFEDVCQTEEFFELSNSELHEIVSNDCLNVVNEESVFYALESWIKYDVQERQKYLSQLLHCVRLPLLSVKFLTRLYEANHLIRDDHTCKHLLNEALKYHFMPEHRLSHQTVLKTQARCAPKVLCAVGGKAGLFACLDTMEMYFPQDDSWIGLAPLGSPRYEFGLCTLDQKLYVVGGIATHMRQGINYRKHESSVECWDPVTNKWTSVERMNESRSTLGAVVLAGEMYALGGYDGQSCLQSVEKYIPKAKEWQLVAPMNQTRSCFAGAVLDGMIYAIGGYGPAHMNSVERYDPSKDSWEMVASMADIRIHFGVSVMLGFIYVVGGHNGVSHLSSIERYDPHQNQWTVCRPMKEPRTGVGAAVIDNYLYVVGGHSGSSYLNTVQKYDPISDNWLDLAGMAYSRCNFGLTAI